The proteins below are encoded in one region of Sinorhizobium meliloti:
- a CDS encoding carbohydrate ABC transporter permease produces the protein MSSKRPQPFFSRSQVTLVRGLWMVVTAILAFMTLFPLLWMVSIAFKPAAESFSSNLIPQAPTLDNFIYVLTGVPFIRYMVNSFLVSATVTVVALFFHTMAGYALARLRFPGREVMFLSIFSTFLVSLPVIIVPLFVIVKAMGMLNSYAGLIIPAIFNAFGIFLLRQYYLSLPKEIEEAARIDGAGYWRIYWSVILPLSRPIMSALAILFFLANWNSFLWPLTITSDPDLWVVQLGIANFKSQYSASWNYMMAASTIVAIPTLILFVIFQRQIMDSLKTSGLK, from the coding sequence ATGAGCAGTAAGCGTCCCCAGCCATTTTTCTCCCGATCGCAGGTCACGCTGGTCCGTGGCCTCTGGATGGTGGTGACGGCGATCCTCGCCTTCATGACGCTCTTTCCGCTCCTCTGGATGGTATCGATCGCCTTCAAGCCGGCCGCCGAGTCGTTCTCTTCGAACCTTATCCCGCAGGCACCGACGCTCGACAACTTCATCTATGTACTGACCGGCGTTCCGTTCATCCGATACATGGTCAACAGCTTCCTCGTGTCCGCCACGGTCACGGTCGTGGCGCTGTTCTTCCACACCATGGCCGGTTATGCGCTGGCGCGGCTGAGATTTCCCGGCCGAGAGGTGATGTTTCTCTCAATCTTCTCGACGTTCCTGGTCTCGCTGCCGGTGATCATCGTGCCGCTCTTCGTCATCGTCAAAGCCATGGGCATGCTCAACTCCTACGCAGGATTGATCATCCCGGCGATCTTCAATGCCTTCGGCATCTTCCTTCTCAGGCAGTATTACCTGTCGCTGCCCAAGGAGATCGAGGAAGCCGCCCGCATCGACGGCGCGGGTTACTGGCGGATCTACTGGAGCGTCATCCTCCCGCTCAGCCGCCCAATCATGTCGGCACTGGCGATCCTGTTTTTCCTGGCCAACTGGAACTCCTTCCTGTGGCCGCTCACCATCACCTCGGACCCCGATCTCTGGGTCGTCCAACTCGGGATTGCGAATTTCAAGAGCCAGTATTCGGCGTCCTGGAACTACATGATGGCCGCTTCCACGATCGTCGCCATTCCGACCCTCATCCTCTTCGTGATCTTCCAGAGGCAGATCATGGATTCCCTCAAGACCAGCGGGCTCAAGTGA
- a CDS encoding glycoside hydrolase family 172 protein, whose translation MTNAGLSPLRGLAKLRKAKTRRFSSHDRTGGNDDRLHIEPGKTVVIGEYEGAGIVTHIWATLACESEDFLRKIVLRAYWDGETEPSIEAPVGDFFGMGHARTANYTSLPMQASPEDGKAFNCYFPMPFGSQMKFTVTNEAEHDVLFYYYIDLELHDVLEEDMGRFHAHYRQARPAGMSEAGLTNEQFLFGGENVDGRENYTILEAEGRGHYVGVLYSVYSRRRSEVWDWYGEGDDMIFIDGEQGLSVPDTVRKPDPRIGPKAALIEPRPESEPGANDAWPPTLHGTGTEDYFNTAWCPTQDYSAPYHGIIAAGGPNWTEPVTLYRWHIEDPAIFHKAIRVTIERGHANRRGDDISSVAFWYQAEPHKPFGKFPDVADRVPTYRRPFHNMEAAMKKARG comes from the coding sequence ATGACCAATGCCGGCCTCTCGCCCCTTCGCGGTCTCGCGAAGCTGCGCAAAGCGAAAACGCGCCGCTTCTCCAGCCATGACCGCACCGGCGGCAACGACGACAGGCTGCACATCGAACCCGGCAAGACGGTGGTGATCGGTGAATACGAAGGTGCCGGCATCGTCACCCATATCTGGGCGACGCTCGCATGCGAGAGCGAGGACTTCCTGCGCAAAATCGTGCTCAGGGCCTACTGGGACGGTGAGACGGAGCCGAGCATCGAAGCGCCTGTCGGCGACTTCTTCGGCATGGGCCATGCCCGCACCGCCAATTATACAAGCCTGCCGATGCAGGCCAGCCCGGAGGATGGCAAGGCCTTCAACTGCTACTTCCCCATGCCCTTCGGCTCGCAAATGAAGTTCACCGTCACCAACGAGGCCGAACACGACGTCCTCTTCTACTACTATATCGACCTCGAGCTTCACGATGTCCTCGAGGAGGACATGGGCCGTTTCCACGCACATTACCGTCAGGCACGGCCGGCGGGTATGAGCGAAGCCGGGCTGACCAACGAACAGTTCCTTTTCGGCGGCGAGAACGTCGATGGTCGAGAGAATTACACGATCCTTGAGGCCGAAGGGCGCGGCCATTACGTCGGCGTACTCTACAGCGTATACTCGCGGCGCCGTTCCGAGGTCTGGGATTGGTATGGCGAAGGCGACGACATGATCTTCATCGATGGCGAGCAGGGACTGTCGGTACCGGATACCGTGCGCAAGCCCGATCCGCGCATCGGTCCGAAGGCGGCGTTGATCGAACCGCGGCCCGAGTCTGAACCAGGTGCCAACGACGCCTGGCCACCGACCCTGCACGGCACGGGCACGGAAGACTATTTCAACACCGCCTGGTGTCCGACCCAGGATTATAGCGCGCCCTACCACGGCATCATCGCGGCCGGCGGCCCCAACTGGACCGAACCGGTAACGCTCTACCGCTGGCACATCGAAGATCCCGCCATCTTCCACAAGGCCATTCGGGTGACGATCGAACGGGGCCATGCCAACCGCCGCGGCGACGATATCTCCTCCGTAGCCTTCTGGTACCAGGCAGAGCCGCATAAGCCCTTCGGCAAGTTCCCCGATGTTGCGGACCGGGTACCGACTTATCGCCGCCCGTTCCACAACATGGAAGCGGCAATGAAAAAGGCGAGAGGCTGA
- a CDS encoding ABC transporter ATP-binding protein produces MASVEIRNVVKRFGALEVVHGVSAEIADGEFVAMVGPSGCGKSTLLRMIAGLEEISDGAVVIGGDIVNEVAPKDRNISMVFQNYALYPHMTVAENMAFALRLARLPKDEQKRKVGEAATMLGLDGLLDRYPGQLSGGQRQRVAMGRAIVRRPEVFLFDEPLSNLDAKLRVQMRAEIKGLHQRLRTTSIYVTHDQIEAMTMADRIVVMRDGNVEQIGTPLEIFDYPRNLFVASFIGSPSMNFIQGEVVDGTFRAPGGITIPAPHLAPKGSAVAGIRPNKLQIGTTGPFAKVLIAEPTGDETHLLVELGGAQLAMLLRERTSLAPGDEIGLAFASADVHFFDGQTTLRLGALPGEVRNGFPSASA; encoded by the coding sequence ATGGCCAGCGTTGAAATAAGGAATGTGGTCAAGCGCTTTGGTGCGCTGGAAGTCGTCCATGGTGTCTCGGCAGAGATCGCCGACGGCGAATTCGTCGCGATGGTCGGCCCGTCGGGCTGCGGCAAGTCCACCCTTCTGCGGATGATCGCGGGCCTTGAGGAAATCTCCGACGGAGCGGTCGTGATCGGAGGAGATATCGTCAATGAGGTCGCTCCGAAAGACCGCAATATTTCGATGGTCTTCCAGAACTATGCGCTCTACCCGCACATGACCGTTGCCGAGAACATGGCCTTCGCGCTTCGCTTGGCCCGCCTCCCTAAGGACGAGCAGAAGAGGAAGGTGGGCGAAGCGGCTACCATGCTCGGCCTCGACGGCCTGCTCGACCGGTATCCGGGGCAGCTCTCCGGCGGTCAGCGCCAGCGCGTCGCCATGGGGCGGGCCATCGTCCGCCGTCCTGAAGTCTTCCTGTTCGACGAACCCCTGTCAAATCTCGACGCAAAGCTCCGAGTGCAGATGCGTGCCGAGATCAAAGGTCTGCACCAGCGCCTTCGCACCACCAGCATCTACGTGACGCATGACCAGATCGAAGCCATGACGATGGCCGACCGCATTGTCGTGATGCGCGACGGCAACGTCGAGCAGATCGGGACGCCGCTGGAGATTTTCGACTATCCTCGCAATCTCTTCGTCGCGAGCTTCATCGGCAGTCCCTCGATGAACTTCATCCAAGGCGAGGTCGTTGACGGTACGTTCCGAGCGCCCGGCGGCATCACCATTCCTGCTCCCCATCTGGCCCCCAAGGGGTCGGCCGTCGCGGGAATAAGGCCGAACAAGCTGCAGATCGGCACTACCGGCCCCTTCGCCAAGGTGCTGATCGCGGAACCGACGGGCGACGAAACACACCTTTTGGTGGAGCTTGGCGGAGCGCAACTGGCCATGTTGCTTCGCGAACGCACCAGCCTCGCACCCGGTGACGAGATCGGCCTCGCCTTTGCCTCCGCTGATGTTCACTTCTTCGACGGTCAGACCACCCTGCGGCTTGGAGCGCTTCCCGGAGAAGTGCGAAACGGTTTTCCGTCCGCAAGTGCGTAG
- a CDS encoding TIGR04290 family methyltransferase, with translation MVQQTKDRTVIAQEIAALGPWFHNMRIGGIETAPGHFLGDYPAVKWKAFRHVVPEDLEGRSVLDIGCNAGFYAQEMKRRNAGRVLGIDSDPHYLRQAKFAAEQAGVDIEYRLMSVYDAARLRERFDLVIFMGVLYHLRHPLLALDLLYEHVVGDQMLFQCMQRGSDSVASLKGDYDFREWEIFDRPDHPKLFFVEHRFADDPTNWFIPNRAGVEAMLRSAGFVIEANPEREVYLLRRGERPYLDEPTLRILGGSADVGNKARLD, from the coding sequence ATGGTTCAACAGACGAAAGACCGAACGGTCATCGCGCAAGAGATTGCGGCGCTCGGTCCCTGGTTCCACAACATGCGGATCGGGGGCATCGAGACGGCGCCCGGTCACTTTCTCGGCGACTATCCCGCGGTGAAGTGGAAGGCCTTCAGGCATGTCGTGCCGGAGGACCTCGAAGGAAGGAGCGTCCTCGACATCGGCTGCAATGCGGGGTTCTACGCACAGGAGATGAAACGCCGCAATGCCGGACGCGTACTCGGCATCGACTCGGACCCGCACTATCTGCGGCAGGCGAAGTTTGCCGCGGAGCAGGCGGGGGTCGACATCGAATACAGGCTGATGTCGGTCTATGACGCGGCACGCCTTCGCGAGAGATTCGACCTAGTCATCTTCATGGGCGTTCTCTATCACCTACGCCATCCGCTGCTGGCACTCGACCTTCTCTACGAGCACGTCGTCGGCGACCAGATGCTCTTCCAGTGCATGCAGCGCGGGTCGGATTCCGTTGCAAGCCTCAAGGGTGATTACGATTTCCGGGAGTGGGAGATCTTCGACCGGCCCGACCATCCGAAGCTGTTCTTCGTCGAACACCGCTTCGCGGATGACCCCACCAACTGGTTCATTCCCAACCGCGCCGGCGTCGAGGCGATGTTGCGAAGCGCAGGCTTCGTCATCGAAGCCAATCCCGAGCGGGAAGTCTATCTCCTGCGGCGCGGCGAGCGCCCGTATCTGGACGAGCCCACCCTGAGGATCCTCGGAGGTTCGGCAGATGTCGGGAACAAGGCGCGACTGGATTGA
- a CDS encoding UDP-glucuronic acid decarboxylase family protein, giving the protein MAKRNKASRGKIILVAGGAGFVGSHLCTALLGAGNRVICLDSYLTGSPANLIGLQANPYFAMVEQDVCDEIDIDEPVDQIYNLACPASPPSYQADPIHTMMTSVTGTGNLLRLAERHGATFLQASTSEIYGDPEEHPQQENYWGHVNCTGPRACYDEGKRAAEALCFDSLRAGSVDTRVARIFNTYGPHMRPNDGRIVSNFIVQALKNEPLTVYGSGEQTRSFCYVSDLVDGLIRLMNRKENPAVPVNLGNPGEFTVIELAELVLSRIETASTIVHEPLPADDPQRRRPDIARARKLLGWEPKVPLEDGLTHTITWFQSALGGSRAERRSGRTRRQPQLSIVSQDL; this is encoded by the coding sequence ATGGCTAAAAGAAACAAAGCAAGCCGAGGAAAGATCATCCTGGTTGCCGGCGGGGCCGGCTTTGTCGGATCGCACCTTTGTACAGCACTTCTAGGCGCCGGCAACCGGGTGATCTGCCTCGACAGCTATCTCACCGGCTCCCCTGCCAATCTCATCGGCCTGCAGGCGAACCCCTATTTCGCCATGGTGGAACAGGACGTCTGCGATGAAATCGACATCGATGAACCGGTCGACCAGATCTACAATCTGGCCTGCCCGGCCTCGCCGCCGTCCTACCAGGCCGATCCCATCCACACGATGATGACCAGCGTGACCGGGACGGGAAATCTCCTGCGGCTCGCCGAAAGGCACGGGGCCACGTTTCTGCAGGCCTCCACAAGCGAGATCTACGGCGATCCCGAGGAGCATCCGCAGCAGGAGAACTACTGGGGCCACGTCAATTGCACCGGGCCGCGGGCCTGCTACGACGAGGGCAAACGCGCGGCCGAAGCCCTGTGCTTCGACAGTCTGAGGGCGGGAAGCGTCGACACGCGGGTCGCTCGCATCTTCAACACCTACGGTCCGCATATGCGCCCCAATGACGGACGGATCGTTTCGAACTTCATCGTCCAGGCGCTGAAGAACGAGCCGCTCACTGTTTACGGCAGTGGCGAGCAGACGCGCTCCTTCTGCTACGTCTCCGATCTCGTGGACGGACTGATCCGGCTGATGAACCGTAAGGAGAACCCTGCGGTACCGGTGAACCTCGGCAATCCCGGAGAATTCACCGTCATTGAACTGGCGGAGCTGGTCCTCTCCAGGATCGAGACGGCCTCGACGATCGTCCATGAGCCGCTGCCGGCGGACGATCCGCAGCGTCGCCGTCCCGATATCGCGCGCGCCAGGAAGCTTCTCGGTTGGGAGCCGAAAGTTCCTCTGGAGGACGGGCTGACGCATACGATCACCTGGTTCCAGAGCGCACTTGGCGGAAGCCGCGCTGAACGCCGGTCCGGCCGCACCCGGCGCCAGCCGCAACTTTCCATCGTCAGTCAGGATCTGTGA
- a CDS encoding CgeB family protein, giving the protein MKRPLDIVILGLSLSSSWGNGHATTYRALLRALDAAGHKVTFLERDVPWYASNRDLAAPDFCDLVFYTDPYELVSKHAHRLFGADAVVIGSYVPDGVEVIDVVADLGPKRLCFYDIDTPVTLAKLERGDEEFLARRQVAAFDIYFSFSGGRTLDRLRDEFAARRPVPLYCAVDLDAYRDTGAATEWDLGYLGTFSPDRQPALERLLIEPARRLPDMRFVVAGPSYPDDIDWPANVQRIEHLPPGKHAEFYSRQRFTLNVTRADMVAAGWSPSVRLFEAAACRTPLVSDWWEGIESFFPAGEAVIIAQNSADVVTALTRLGEEQRKALADCAYRRVAAAHSSAARARTFVEAIESVAARTGLATRRSERRLPV; this is encoded by the coding sequence ATGAAGCGACCGCTCGACATCGTCATTCTCGGTCTCTCGCTGTCCTCCTCGTGGGGCAACGGTCATGCGACGACCTATCGTGCTTTGCTTCGCGCGCTCGACGCTGCCGGGCACAAGGTGACGTTCCTGGAACGGGACGTGCCCTGGTATGCGAGCAACCGCGATCTGGCCGCGCCGGATTTCTGCGACCTCGTGTTCTACACGGACCCGTACGAACTCGTCTCCAAGCATGCGCACAGGCTTTTCGGCGCGGATGCCGTCGTCATCGGCTCCTATGTGCCTGATGGGGTGGAGGTCATCGACGTGGTCGCGGATCTCGGACCGAAACGCCTGTGCTTCTACGACATCGACACGCCCGTGACGCTCGCCAAGCTCGAGCGCGGCGACGAGGAGTTTCTCGCGCGAAGACAGGTTGCGGCGTTCGACATTTATTTTTCCTTCTCCGGCGGCAGAACGCTTGACCGGCTGCGGGACGAGTTCGCGGCGCGGCGGCCGGTACCCCTCTATTGCGCCGTCGACCTCGACGCCTATCGCGATACCGGTGCGGCCACGGAGTGGGACCTCGGCTATCTCGGCACCTTCAGCCCCGACAGGCAGCCCGCGCTCGAACGCCTGTTGATCGAGCCGGCGCGGCGCTTGCCGGACATGCGCTTCGTCGTGGCCGGGCCGAGCTATCCTGATGACATCGACTGGCCCGCAAACGTCCAGCGCATCGAACATCTGCCGCCCGGCAAACATGCTGAATTCTACAGCCGCCAGCGATTCACCCTGAACGTCACGCGAGCCGACATGGTGGCAGCCGGCTGGTCCCCAAGCGTTCGCCTCTTCGAGGCGGCCGCGTGCCGCACGCCGCTCGTCAGCGACTGGTGGGAGGGGATCGAAAGTTTCTTCCCGGCCGGCGAGGCCGTGATCATCGCGCAGAACAGCGCCGATGTCGTCACGGCATTGACGAGGCTCGGCGAAGAACAACGCAAAGCACTTGCCGATTGCGCCTATCGACGCGTCGCCGCCGCGCACAGTTCCGCGGCGCGCGCACGGACCTTTGTCGAGGCAATCGAAAGCGTCGCCGCCAGGACCGGTCTCGCCACCAGGCGTTCCGAGCGGCGGCTTCCGGTTTAA
- a CDS encoding CgeB family protein: protein MRLAFYGSSLVSAYWNGAATYYRGLLRALAERGYQITFYEPDVYDRQKHRDIDPPSWCRVVVYDGTVEALKRVAQEAAKAEIVVKASGVGFEDELLLAEVMAAADSAALKIFWDVDAPATLAELKAAPDHPLRRALSSLDLVLTYGGGDPVVDAYRVLGARECVPIYNAVDPETHHPVPPDPRFVADLAFLGNRLPDREERVEAFFLEPAQKLWQRRFLLGGSGWHDKSLSPNVAYIGHVPTADHNAFNTTPNAVLNISRASMAENGFSPATRVFEAAGAGACLITDYWEGIELFLKPGEEVLVARDGRDVAELMQKLTAAGAREIGERALRRVLAEHTYAHRAEEVDRVLRRAHRMEAAE, encoded by the coding sequence ATGAGACTGGCATTTTACGGATCGAGTCTCGTTTCGGCCTACTGGAACGGCGCGGCCACCTATTATCGCGGCCTGCTCCGTGCGCTTGCCGAACGGGGTTATCAGATCACCTTCTACGAGCCTGATGTCTACGATCGGCAGAAGCACCGCGATATCGACCCGCCCTCCTGGTGCAGGGTCGTCGTCTATGACGGGACCGTCGAGGCGTTGAAGCGAGTGGCGCAGGAAGCAGCCAAGGCGGAGATCGTCGTCAAGGCGAGCGGCGTCGGCTTCGAGGACGAGCTGCTGCTTGCCGAGGTGATGGCCGCGGCAGACTCGGCGGCGCTGAAAATCTTCTGGGATGTCGATGCACCAGCCACTCTGGCCGAGCTCAAGGCCGCACCCGACCACCCGCTTCGCCGCGCGCTTTCCTCCCTGGATCTTGTGCTGACCTATGGCGGCGGCGATCCCGTGGTCGACGCCTATCGCGTGCTCGGTGCCCGCGAATGCGTTCCGATCTACAATGCCGTCGATCCCGAGACGCACCATCCGGTGCCGCCGGATCCGCGCTTTGTCGCCGATCTCGCCTTCCTCGGCAACCGCCTGCCAGATCGGGAGGAGCGCGTGGAGGCCTTCTTCCTCGAGCCGGCGCAAAAGCTCTGGCAGCGGCGTTTCCTGCTCGGCGGATCCGGGTGGCACGACAAGTCTCTGTCCCCGAATGTCGCCTATATCGGACACGTCCCGACCGCCGACCACAATGCCTTCAACACGACGCCGAATGCCGTCCTGAATATTTCACGCGCCAGCATGGCCGAAAACGGCTTCTCGCCGGCAACCCGCGTCTTCGAGGCCGCGGGCGCCGGCGCCTGCCTGATCACCGACTACTGGGAGGGCATCGAGCTCTTCCTGAAGCCCGGAGAAGAAGTGCTGGTCGCCAGAGACGGCCGGGACGTCGCCGAACTGATGCAGAAGCTGACGGCTGCCGGCGCCAGGGAGATCGGCGAGCGGGCGCTCCGCCGCGTTCTCGCCGAGCATACCTATGCGCATCGTGCCGAGGAGGTGGATCGCGTCTTGCGGCGGGCGCACCGCATGGAGGCTGCCGAATGA
- a CDS encoding CgeB family protein, with the protein MRFLFYTHSLVSDWNHGNAHFLRGIMRELIRRGHEAVALEPGDSWSRRNLIVDQGNGAIAAFRKAFPDLRVGIYGTDFEHEAAACEADMVIVHEWTDPALVAELGRIRLKGGRFTLAFHDTHHRAVSAERDIARLDLSGYDFVLAFGEALRERYLQAGWGRHVHTWHEAADTSLFHPMPEVEKRGELIWIGNWGDDERSSEIMSFLVEPAKKLKLRTTVRGVRYPKAALRALRSAKIDYGGWLANAAVPRAFAEHRVTVHIPRRPYVEALPGIPTIRVFEALACGIPLISAPWTDAEGLFRPGKDFCLAKDGKEMTRLLRQLLAEPDFAAEMTACGLETVRARHTCSHRVDELLAIVASYRPRSGARQIISEEVEV; encoded by the coding sequence ATGCGATTTCTCTTCTACACCCACTCATTGGTGTCCGACTGGAACCACGGCAATGCGCATTTTCTGCGCGGCATCATGCGCGAACTCATCCGGCGCGGCCACGAGGCCGTAGCGCTCGAGCCCGGCGATTCCTGGAGCCGGCGCAATCTCATCGTAGATCAGGGTAACGGAGCGATCGCGGCCTTCCGCAAGGCCTTCCCGGATTTGCGGGTCGGGATCTACGGAACCGATTTCGAGCATGAAGCGGCGGCCTGCGAGGCCGACATGGTCATCGTGCATGAGTGGACCGATCCCGCCCTCGTCGCCGAGCTCGGCCGCATTCGCCTGAAAGGCGGCCGCTTCACGCTCGCTTTCCACGATACCCATCACCGCGCCGTCAGCGCCGAGCGGGACATCGCCCGGCTCGACCTTTCCGGTTACGACTTCGTTCTGGCCTTCGGTGAGGCGCTGCGGGAGCGCTATCTGCAGGCGGGCTGGGGAAGGCATGTCCATACCTGGCACGAGGCTGCGGATACCTCGCTGTTCCACCCGATGCCGGAAGTGGAGAAGCGGGGCGAGCTCATCTGGATCGGCAATTGGGGCGACGACGAGCGCAGCAGCGAGATCATGTCCTTTCTGGTCGAACCGGCGAAAAAGCTGAAGCTCAGGACGACCGTCCGCGGCGTGCGATATCCCAAGGCCGCGCTCAGGGCCTTGCGCTCCGCAAAAATCGACTATGGCGGCTGGCTCGCCAATGCCGCCGTTCCGCGGGCTTTCGCCGAGCATCGGGTCACCGTGCACATTCCGCGCCGGCCCTATGTCGAGGCTCTGCCGGGAATACCGACAATCCGCGTCTTCGAGGCGCTTGCCTGCGGCATTCCGCTGATTTCGGCGCCATGGACCGATGCTGAAGGGCTTTTCCGGCCGGGCAAGGATTTTTGCCTTGCCAAGGACGGCAAGGAGATGACGCGCCTTCTGCGCCAGCTGCTCGCCGAACCGGACTTCGCCGCGGAGATGACCGCCTGCGGATTGGAGACGGTCCGGGCGCGCCACACATGCAGCCATCGCGTCGACGAGCTGCTCGCCATCGTGGCCTCCTACAGGCCGCGCTCCGGCGCGCGACAGATCATTTCGGAGGAGGTCGAGGTATGA
- a CDS encoding glycosyltransferase family 4 protein, with the protein MSLPPFSAAGFDDRHNVSGPLPRRVLMTVDAVGGVWRYAMDLAAAMRGSGVETLIVGLGPQPSAEQRREAKSIGRLEWLSTPLDWMVEDESELDRVPQLLSELALRHSVDLLHLNLPSQAARITAEVPVVTVSHSCVATWFAAVRGSGLPEAWRWQKRLNRLGFDRADLVLAPSRSHAAALTRTYGEIHDLAVVYNASRNACFVSARENFVFAAGRWWDEGKNGAVLDRAAADIDWPVVMAGACEGPNGQHLAIMHADHEGELSHDRTMTLMSRAAIVVSPSVYEPFGLVALEAARAGAALVLADIETYRELWQGAALFADPGDPAAFAEAVNRLTEDAKLRADLGRRARLRSADFTVEAQRDAVLAAYRRVMSGSDRLTAAE; encoded by the coding sequence GTGAGCCTTCCCCCCTTTTCCGCCGCTGGATTTGACGACCGTCACAACGTCTCCGGCCCACTGCCGCGGCGGGTATTGATGACGGTCGATGCCGTGGGCGGCGTCTGGCGCTATGCTATGGATCTCGCTGCCGCCATGCGGGGTTCCGGCGTGGAGACGCTGATCGTCGGCCTCGGCCCTCAACCTTCCGCGGAGCAACGGCGCGAGGCGAAGAGCATCGGCCGGCTCGAATGGCTCTCGACACCGCTCGACTGGATGGTCGAAGACGAGAGCGAGCTCGACCGCGTGCCGCAGCTCCTGTCCGAACTTGCGCTCAGGCATTCCGTCGATCTCCTCCATCTCAACCTGCCGTCCCAAGCCGCGCGAATAACGGCGGAGGTCCCCGTCGTCACCGTCTCGCATTCCTGCGTCGCCACCTGGTTCGCTGCGGTGCGCGGGTCCGGTCTGCCGGAAGCCTGGCGCTGGCAGAAGCGATTGAACCGGCTGGGATTCGACCGCGCCGACCTGGTGCTCGCGCCGAGCCGAAGCCATGCCGCGGCCCTGACGCGTACTTACGGTGAAATCCACGATCTCGCAGTCGTCTATAATGCGAGCCGGAATGCATGCTTCGTCAGCGCCAGGGAAAACTTCGTTTTTGCGGCCGGTCGCTGGTGGGACGAAGGCAAGAATGGCGCCGTGCTCGACAGGGCGGCCGCCGACATAGACTGGCCGGTCGTGATGGCCGGTGCCTGCGAAGGGCCGAACGGGCAGCACCTGGCGATCATGCATGCCGATCACGAAGGCGAGCTCAGCCACGACCGGACGATGACGCTGATGTCGAGGGCCGCTATCGTCGTCTCTCCATCGGTCTACGAACCCTTCGGCCTGGTGGCGCTGGAGGCGGCGCGCGCAGGCGCTGCACTGGTTCTCGCCGACATCGAAACTTATCGCGAGCTCTGGCAGGGTGCCGCCCTTTTCGCCGACCCCGGCGATCCCGCCGCCTTTGCCGAAGCCGTCAACCGGCTGACGGAGGATGCAAAGCTCAGGGCCGACCTTGGCCGGCGGGCGCGGCTGCGCTCGGCCGATTTCACCGTCGAGGCCCAGCGCGACGCGGTGCTCGCCGCCTACCGGCGCGTGATGAGCGGGTCCGATCGATTGACGGCAGCGGAGTGA